From the genome of Fusarium fujikuroi IMI 58289 draft genome, chromosome FFUJ_chr06:
CGTCGCTCAGGCTGTATCGTCCGCGGCATCACAGGCCAGtacctcctcatcgtcaaaggCGCATTCGACGAAGTCCTCACCCGCTGTTCATCGATGCGCTCAGCCGGTAAGAGCGAGTATCTCAGCACTGAGATGCAATCTCGATGGAGAAAGCTCGCCATGCAGAAGAACATGGAAGGATATCGCGTTCTTCTCGTTGCGTCCCGCATTCTCGGAAAGTCTCATGTCAATGAGCTCGATCTTCTCGAGACAAACATGACTCTTGAGGGAATGATCAGTTTCTCCGATCCTCCCAAGGACGACGCGAAAGACGCCATCGCAAGCCTCACCGAGCTAGGTGTCCAAGTCAAGGTGTTGACCGGCGACTCTCTCCCTGTGGCTCTCAATATCTGCCGCTCCCTCGAACTCCTCCAGCACTCCGAAACAATGGACGACGACGCCGAAGCCATCTCCGGTCCTGAACTCGCCCTGCTCGAAGACTCCGATGAATTCGACCTCGCCGTCGAACGATGCAGTGTCTTCGCCAAAGTGACGCCCAAGCAGAAGAGCCTGATCGTACTAGCTCTTCAGAAAGCCGGTAACTGCGTTGGTATGCTCGGCGACGGTATTAATGACTGCGGTGCGCTCCGAGATGCAGATGTTGGAATCTCTGTCGACTCTGGGGCCGGAGTCGCGAAGGATTGTGCGGATTTGATCTTGACGGAGAAGGGGTTATCGATTATTGTGCGGAGTGTGATTCTGGGCAGAATCACGCATGGGAATACTATCAAGTATATCAAGATGGTCGCCTCGTCCAACTTTGGTAATGTTTTTAGTATTCTGGCGGCTAGTGCTTGGCTACCTTTTACGCCGGTGAGTAGCTTATCATGAATCTGGCAGTGAGTATGCTGACTTGGACATAGATGACTAGCATTCAGCTTCTCGCTCAGAATCTTCTGTATGATATCAGTCAGATCGCCATTCCTTGGGATCgcgttgatgaagagtatCTGACTCAACCACGACGATGGAACGCAAGGGGTAGGTTTCCTTGTCTCTCCCTGTGTAAATTTCTAACAAGAGCAGATATCCTCAAGTTCATAATCGTTCTCGGTCCCACAAGCTCAGTCATCGACATGTGCACTTTCTCTCTCAACTGGTTCTTCTACGGTATTCGAACTACTGACGATAACGTCAAACTCGCACAAACACACTGGTTTCTTCAGGGGTAAGCTATCCCAACTCTTCCCATTTTCCACCCTTAACACTTTGATAGTCTTCTCACCCAGACAATGATCGTGCATCTGCTCCGTACAGCGAAAATTCCCTTCATCCAAAGCCGCGCAGCACCGATCCTTGTATTCTCCACTGCGTCAATCATGGCTATTGGTTTCGTCCTACCCTGGATCCCAGCATTCAGGCCGGCGTTCAGCTTTGCTCAGCCAGCACCTACTTTTGTGGGATTCTTGGCAGCTGAATTAGTGCTTTACGCTGTAGAGGTGCAGGTTGTCAAGATGATTTACATGAAGATCTTTGGTACATGGCTGTGATCTTGGGTCAATAAGAAGTGGTAATGGGACTGGCTAGTATAGAATCTGGTGTGGAGTTATGGAGGGATAGGGTTTTTTATCGGTTTGCCCGGTTTTCCCTATCTCGTAGTAAAGGTGTATTTCTTTAGCACTCTAATACATATTTCTCTTAATTTTACAAACTATAGATCTCAGATCGAAtctcttgtctttgattCTCCTTGTTCCCTCTACCATCATCTTAGCTCTCTCTGCTGGGTGTAACTCGTTTGGACATGGATGCCTTGTCTGTCGATATTCTCTGCTGAGCTCGAGTGATTAGAGACTGTGTGTCCCAAGACTGAGCCACCCGTTATCCGGTTAGTcaactcaacctcatcatcatggtccgcaagcttaagcttatccCCTCCGCCAAAATACCTGGACCCTCCATATGTAAACATAGGCCCCCTTGAGTTCGACGTAGCGCTCTTCGACTCCTTGGAGCGAATCCCTGTTCCTTTTGCATCTTGACTGCCGAACGGTGAAGAGATTTTGTCTCGAACTATATGTCATAACGGCGCAAGGTGCGGAAGACGTGCAGATACGATTGCAATACACGGTTCGACGTCAGACCAAATAAAGACGGGTCCCCTGGCTCTTGTGAGGTCATTGGTCTTAGAAAGCTGGGTGAGGAAGTGGATGCGTACCACGCTAGCAGCGCAGACACTATTGGCAATAGTTAGTTGAAAGGTCTTCATAGCCAAACATGAGTAACTTGCAAACCACCTAACAGCCAGCAACGccgatcttcttcctcagtgaCATTTGAAGTCGGAAGATATGTGGTATAGGTATAAGGAGGATATAAAAGTCGttgatcatgttgatgataccaagggcgaggaggaaCGTATTAATGTCAATGCAGGTCCCATTCGTGCCCGCGAATTGAGTCCAAAAGTGACCTAATGGTCGACAGACGTTGCCCATAGTGATCCAGATCACTATGGGATATGATATTGAAAGGAAGTACCCGAACTTCATGgaaagggagaagagaagctcCGTGGAAACGAAAATGCGGCCGTAGAACAGCAGGATCGAGATCTTGATGACAGCACATGACGCAGAGTACAAGAACGTGTATCCAAACAGTATCTGCCATTATTAGTTGAATGGGAAATT
Proteins encoded in this window:
- a CDS encoding PMR1-Ca++-transporting P-type ATPase located in Golgi, which gives rise to MARRDTNILGRLGLRNGKSRARTATWQLNPDRATKSTPEDILRWIASMTPDTALAHLVSSSDGISEAEATARKRIHGQNVVSSRKPQSWFMLLLSVIPNPFNILLMFLAILNVAMPDPSWEGFAVLMVMIVISVAVRFWQEFQSGVAIFRLQSAIIPKIRVRRPATYTDELQLSWTEGTVLETDLVPGDIVILVPGAIVPADCLILESSYLRISQSAWTGESEPVGKDAGPHDAKEAFSIFDFSNVALMGTNIVSGHGVGLVVRTGDDAMIATMVKEVEKKRQPNAFQKGILNVTWMLIGFMIVMVPIVLCISGKVTGDWKNAALFSISVAVGLVPEMLPAIVNANLARAAHQLSKKQAIVKRLDSVQNLGAMTVLCSDKTGTLTKDELSVHKYSNAEGEDVLNIMELAKVDSQIQGNSGNNMDRAILNYHLPNGDEVGVAHYEQVRVIPFDFERRRSGCIVRGITGQYLLIVKGAFDEVLTRCSSMRSAGKSEYLSTEMQSRWRKLAMQKNMEGYRVLLVASRILGKSHVNELDLLETNMTLEGMISFSDPPKDDAKDAIASLTELGVQVKVLTGDSLPVALNICRSLELLQHSETMDDDAEAISGPELALLEDSDEFDLAVERCSVFAKVTPKQKSLIVLALQKAGNCVGMLGDGINDCGALRDADVGISVDSGAGVAKDCADLILTEKGLSIIVRSVILGRITHGNTIKYIKMVASSNFGNVFSILAASAWLPFTPMTSIQLLAQNLLYDISQIAIPWDRVDEEYLTQPRRWNARDILKFIIVLGPTSSVIDMCTFSLNWFFYGIRTTDDNVKLAQTHWFLQGLLTQTMIVHLLRTAKIPFIQSRAAPILVFSTASIMAIGFVLPWIPAFRPAFSFAQPAPTFVGFLAAELVLYAVEVQVVKMIYMKIFGTWL
- a CDS encoding related to integral membrane protein is translated as MDSPIDPRIIAIAGPLPPDVDLTANTASSDRATIISVFILALIAIALRFTARNIQQTKIHWDDWVIIISMLSGGHYGAGKHIWAVHLDSLQQIYKILFGYTFLYSASCAVIKISILLFYGRIFVSTELLFSLSMKFGYFLSISYPIVIWITMGNVCRPLGHFWTQFAGTNGTCIDINTFLLALGIINMINDFYILLIPIPHIFRLQMSLRKKIGVAGLSALLACQDAKGTGIRSKESKSATSNSRGPMFTYGGSRYFGGGDKLKLADHDDEVELTNRITGGSVLGHTVSNHSSSAENIDRQGIHVQTSYTQQRELR